GCATCTGCTAACTTTCGCGATCTTTCCACCGCTCTTAACAGTCCAACGAATTTGGTTGTATTGCAACAAACTTTAGACTCAGCGCGGATGACGTTTGAAAATGCTCAGAAAATTACATCTGACCTGGATGATTTGACAGGAGATGAAGCTTTCCGTAACAATTTGCGAAATTTGGTGAATGGACTCAGCAATTTGGTGTCTTCGACAGAAGACCTACAGCAGCAAGTTCAAGTGGCTGAGGTTCTAGAACCCGGATTGCCAGCGGTCAATCCGGGAACCGGGATCGGAACGCAGCAGAATAATTCTTTGCTCCCTCTTGCATCGCCTTCTTTGACACCCATCGCCCAAAAGAAGCAGTTAAAGTCTGTACAGCGCGAACCAATGGGAAAGGCGTTACCTTCCGCTTACTGGGAGGAAGAATCTATTCAGCCACTAGCTGACTCTGAAAATAAGAATTAGCAAGCCTCAGTTCCATGCTCTTTGCTAGAAGAAGAGAAGCTTTCAATGATTCCCCCGTCCTTACAAGGCAATGCATCACCTACACCTGTTGGAATTATGTAGGGCTGAAGCATTCGCGCAAAAACATTTGGGTTTTAAAGATACTGTATCCAAACGAGATTTGCTCTAGCACGCTAATTCCAATCTTCTTCATCTTGCCGCTTGCTGCGACTTTTATAGACAACACTCGTAGCATGAATCTGACGAGTTTTTTCAAAGAGTGCATCTTCTGTCAAGTTCCACTGGCGGAGAATCATATCCAGGTCTTGTTGAATCTCCCTTGCCCCTGGAAAGCCACGATAGCGAATGCGTAGACGGGCGAGTTCCGCCAGATTGAAATCATTCATTTCCCCGGTTAAGAGGCTGTTAACGAGTTGGCGATCGCGTCCTTGGAGGGGATGCTGTTGATCTTTGTTTCCTGTCTCTGCCATATAATCTCTAATTTTTAGTTTTTAAGTGTTTGAATTTCTACTTCGTCTCCCACCTGTAAAATATTACCGGCTTCCGATTCAGGGATGCGCGTGTTTACCGAGAGTCGGTAAAAGTGATTGAATCGAGATGAGTCTACCCAACTGGGCAAAGTTTCTTTCCGCGCTTGCACAAATAATTTTTGAAAATTAGGGTAAAGCTTGCCCATTAGAGAGTCTCGTGTCGGCACCACACAACGCTGACAGGGATTGACCCCATTTATCTGCACATCTCGCACCAGAAACGGCACCACGTCCTCTTCCGCCCCAAACAGCCGATCTTCCCAAAATGCCGGGACGCCCCCAATTTCCAGATTTGCCCGCAGGCGTCGCCGCAATTCATCCCCCGTCAGGGGAGGGAACCAGGAGGCAACTGTCTCCAGCGTGGCGGTACTGATGACTGTTGGCCCGGAAGCATTGGTATCATCTGGAAAGCCAGAGACTAAGTTCTGGCAGAGTTTTACGGGAAAGTCGAAATAGTCGCTCAACCAAGCTTCTAATTCACTCCGTTCCCGATCGATGTGAAAAATGTGGGTTTGTTCTGTTCCTTGGACTTCTAAGCAAACACGAGTAATCTTCTCAGTATCCGTATCAATGTCAAAAGAAGTCCGCAGTAAGTGAACTTTCGGATTGCGCTTGGCATTCACGAATCGACCTTGAGCGTCACAGATAGCAAACTCTCGGTCATACTGTAATGCACCACTTTTAAGGATGGTTGTTTTGGTAACGGAAACACCATCTAGAGATTTGATTGGATAAACCAGAATGCGGGCAAGGTAAGACACGGTAATCAATTAGAAATTAAAAATGCTTGTAATAAAAATGGACAACTCTTTTTCAATAGAATTTTTGCTTTCATTAGATATTCCGAAAGCTTACCCTATCTTTTGGGGAACGGGAAACTGCTTCGCTTCTACATCTGAGTTCATCTGTGTTTAAAAATTAAAAGTTCGGTATTTTTGCAAGAAGCTTATTGTTGATTTTTCAGCTTTCTTGAAATGAGGCAAGACTCTCATCAAACGCCCGCTACATACAAAAACGGTAGAGAAACTATCGCTTCTCTACCGTATAACATGAAAAATTAAAAATGAATTTGTCTAGGATTCATTTTTAATTTTTAATCTTTAACTTTCAGCCGCTTGGGGAAGCAATTCTCGCTTCTGACCTTGCAGCACTTTCACTTCCTTGGTAGTTTCATCGACATCCACAATTGCCGTGTCTCCATCTGAGACGCGACCGCTAAGGATTTCTTCAGCCAAGCTATCCTCTAACAGGCGCATGATGGCGCGACGCAGCGGACGGGCACCATAGCTGGGGTTGTATCCTTCTTCCACCAGACGATCCTTGAAGCGTTCCGTGACTTCTAAGATAATTCCCTGTTCGCTCAACCGTCCGATCACCTCTTTGAGCATGATGTCGGCGATTTCCTTCACCTCGTCCTTCGTCAATTGGCGGAAGACGATGATCTCGTCGAGACGGTTCAAGAACTCTGGGCGGAAGTATTGCTTCAGTTCTTCGTTCACCAGCGAGCGAATGCGGGTGTATTGTGCCTCTGCTTCGTTCTCTTGGGTATCGAAGAAGCCAAGCCCCGTTCCACCTTTTTCAATCACCTTAGAACCGATGTTGGAGGTAAGAATCAACAGCGTGTTCTTGAAGTCTACTGTGCGTCCCTTGGCATCGGTCAGGCGACCGTCTTCCAAGATTTGCAGCAGCATATTGAATACATCCGGGTGGGCTTTTTCGATTTCGTCGAATAGCACCACGGTGTAAGGACGACGACGCACTGCTTCGGTGAGCTGACCGCCTTCGTTGTAACCGACATACCCTGGAGGCGAACCAATCAGTTTGGAAACCGTGTGGCGCTCCATGTATTCGGACATATCCAAGCGAATCATCGCTTCTTCCGAACCGAAGAAGTATGTAGCCAAAGACTTTGCGAGTTCCGTCTTACCTACACCCGTTGGCCCTGAGAAGACAAAGCTGGCAATCGGTCGGTTGGGGTTCTTTAAGCCGACCCGTGCCCGACGAATGGCTCTGGAAACTGCTTTGACGGCTTCTTCTTGACCGATCAGCCGATTGTGCAGTGTGTCTTCCATGTGCAGCAGCTTCTCGGATTCGGATTCGGTGAGCTTGTTCACCGGCACTCCAGTCCAAGAGGCGACAATGTGGGCAATGTCTTCCTCGGTAACGACGGGGGAAACATCATCGCGTTTGTCGGATTCGGTCTTTTTGCTTTGAGCGATCGCGCGAATTTCGGCTTTGATTTCCATTTCGCGATCGCGCAGTTCTCCTGCCCGGTCGAAGTCTTGACTGCGGACTGCGTCATCCTTATCCTTGAGAACCTGACGCAGTTCTTTATCCAATTCCTTCGCTGCGGGGGGCAACTGAGAGTTGAGCAGGCGCACGCGGCTTCCGGCTTCATCAATCAGGTCAATCGCTTTATCCGGCAAGTAGCGGTCGGAAATATAACGATCTGAAAGCTTGGCAGCAGCTTCTACGGCTGTATCGGAGATTTTCAGTTTGTGGTGTTGCTCGTAGCGTTCGCGCAACCCGTACAAAATCTCAATAGTTTCGGCAACCGTCGGCTCACCGACCATCACCGGCTGGAATCTACGCTCTAGGGCGGCATCCCGTTCGATGTGCTTGCGGTACTCATCTAGCGTGGTTGCGCCGATGCACTGCAATTCCCCTCTCGCCAAGGCGGGTTTCAGGATGTTTGCCGCGTCGATGGCACCTTCTGCGGCACCTGCACCAATCAGGGTGTGAACTTCGTCGATTACTAGGATGACATTCCCCGCTGAGCGGATTTCATCCATAATTTTTTTCAAGCGCTCTTCAAATTCACCCCGGTATTTGGTGCCCGCTACCAGCAAGCCAATATCTAGTGTGACTACGCGCTTTTCTTCCAGGATGTCCGGTACATCGTTGTTTGCGATGCGACTCGCCAACCCTTCCGCGATCGCGGTCTTACCAACTCCGGGTTCCCCAATCAGCACTGGGTTGTTCTTCGTGCGGCGTCCCAGGATTTGGATGACCCGTTCGATTTCTTTCGCCCGACCGACGACTGGATCGAGTTTGCCTTCTGATGCCA
The sequence above is a segment of the Coleofasciculus sp. FACHB-T130 genome. Coding sequences within it:
- a CDS encoding DUF3288 family protein, with product MAETGNKDQQHPLQGRDRQLVNSLLTGEMNDFNLAELARLRIRYRGFPGAREIQQDLDMILRQWNLTEDALFEKTRQIHATSVVYKSRSKRQDEEDWN
- a CDS encoding ATP-dependent Clp protease ATP-binding subunit — protein: MFERFTEKAIKVIMLAQEEARRLGHNFVGTEQILLGLIGEGTGVAAKVLKSMGVNLKDARIEVEKIIGRGSGFVAVEIPFTPRAKRVLELSLEEARQLGHNYIGTEHLLLGLIREGEGVAARVLENLGVDLTKVRTQVIRMLGETAEVSAGQSSGRTKTPTLDEFGSNLTQMASEGKLDPVVGRAKEIERVIQILGRRTKNNPVLIGEPGVGKTAIAEGLASRIANNDVPDILEEKRVVTLDIGLLVAGTKYRGEFEERLKKIMDEIRSAGNVILVIDEVHTLIGAGAAEGAIDAANILKPALARGELQCIGATTLDEYRKHIERDAALERRFQPVMVGEPTVAETIEILYGLRERYEQHHKLKISDTAVEAAAKLSDRYISDRYLPDKAIDLIDEAGSRVRLLNSQLPPAAKELDKELRQVLKDKDDAVRSQDFDRAGELRDREMEIKAEIRAIAQSKKTESDKRDDVSPVVTEEDIAHIVASWTGVPVNKLTESESEKLLHMEDTLHNRLIGQEEAVKAVSRAIRRARVGLKNPNRPIASFVFSGPTGVGKTELAKSLATYFFGSEEAMIRLDMSEYMERHTVSKLIGSPPGYVGYNEGGQLTEAVRRRPYTVVLFDEIEKAHPDVFNMLLQILEDGRLTDAKGRTVDFKNTLLILTSNIGSKVIEKGGTGLGFFDTQENEAEAQYTRIRSLVNEELKQYFRPEFLNRLDEIIVFRQLTKDEVKEIADIMLKEVIGRLSEQGIILEVTERFKDRLVEEGYNPSYGARPLRRAIMRLLEDSLAEEILSGRVSDGDTAIVDVDETTKEVKVLQGQKRELLPQAAES
- a CDS encoding MOSC N-terminal beta barrel domain-containing protein, producing MSYLARILVYPIKSLDGVSVTKTTILKSGALQYDREFAICDAQGRFVNAKRNPKVHLLRTSFDIDTDTEKITRVCLEVQGTEQTHIFHIDRERSELEAWLSDYFDFPVKLCQNLVSGFPDDTNASGPTVISTATLETVASWFPPLTGDELRRRLRANLEIGGVPAFWEDRLFGAEEDVVPFLVRDVQINGVNPCQRCVVPTRDSLMGKLYPNFQKLFVQARKETLPSWVDSSRFNHFYRLSVNTRIPESEAGNILQVGDEVEIQTLKN